The Drosophila sechellia strain sech25 chromosome 2L, ASM438219v1, whole genome shotgun sequence region CAGATCCCGTGGAGCTGTGCAACATCACCAGTCCGGAGAAGAACGTGCGGCGGATATTCTGCGAGGACTGCCTCACCGATCGATGCAACGGAGCCTTTGCAGGTGCATCCATTTTGgagatgctgctgctcctgcccaTCTCGTGCCTCATCCAACAGTTGGCCATCTAAGCAAAGGATCCCCAAGTCGATTTTCAGTTGGAACGTGATATTttgccgagcttttgctgatTTACGTTTGAGTTTAGCTCGAATTAACTTAGTTACGGGGACACTTGCCCCTCCACTCATTAGCTTACGTTCAGATGGAAGTTTAGGGTTCGATTATAGGTTTATAGTTTGCCTGGCCGAGTGCCGATGTTTGCCAAGCTCAAAGCTCAAATTCCGAATGAAATCCAATTCAATCTTTTACCAAACAACACAATACCATAACGAAAGAaactataaataaatgaaacaatAATCAGTAGAGATTAAAACCCCAAGCACAGTAAATACTCACTTATTAGTCTATGTACAACATGATATTTTAATGTAAAGAACACAAGCCCTCACCTATGTAATTATCTCAGAAGCTAGACAAACAGAAACACACTCTTAAAATCAAGTTATTAAAGCACTCGAATATACAAAACCGAATCACCAAATAAAGTTCGCACATAAATGGGTTGGACTTAGAGGAACTGGAGAAGGTCTATAATTGCGTCAACAAGTCGTTGCTTTGTGTTTTGATCCAGCCCCGGATAGAACTCCTCAATTTGGATGCTTTGCCAGAGTTTAGCCATGTATCCGCTGAATTCCTGGCTATTCTTTCCCCCACTTTTATATCGCTCGTAAAGCATCAACTCGGCTTCGACCATTGTAGCATAGGACTCCCGATTGCCGATGTACAGCTGGTAGAGAAGCACGGCCAGCCTGGTGGATCCCTCCAGGGTGTACGTCCGACGAATCACTCCTTCCAGGATCCTAGTCAGTTGGTCTGGCTTAAGCACACAGTGGAGTTTCCGGGAATGCTGTCCTAAAGCCAACTGCCACTTGCCCAGCTCATGATCCTCGGATTGCAGCGCTCGCTGGAACAGATCAGAGCTGTTCAGGGTCTCCAGATGCTCGCGGATCTGTTCGCGGATGAGATAACCCTGCAGGTGATGACGAACCGTCACGTTTCTCTCCTTCTGGCACACCACATGCTGCAGCGTCTCCTCCAAATCTTCGATTTTGGCCACATCCCTGGGGTAGTCGGCTTTCAGTTTTCCCCACGTGGACACCACCAGGAAGAGCTGCTCGGTTACGGTGCCGTTGAAGTCCTCGATCAGCTGAAGCATCCGCTTGTTGTCATAGCTCATCACCTGCGTTCCAAACGTAGCATCAGACGGCATAAACAGCAGGGGGAATACTAAAAGCAACGTAGCAATCATCTCGGAACTCTAAATGCAACTGAACCAAAAGTAGCTGGGTTATCTTCGAACTCGGCTTATCAGCTTGGACCTATCGCAAAGTTCTCTCATGCCAAAATGAGCATCTACGTTTTCAAGAGAACTATGGCTTTAATACACAAATTATGGCTTTAGTATTATTTATAGTCCTTTATAGTCCTACTACGTTCTCTTTTTTTCTGCCAGTTGCAATAATCTTctgtttaaaatttttgtcaTATATCTTTTTAAAAAGCCAAGGAGACCCCAATTTGATAATACCATCAAAACTGTCAATATGTTATCCAACACCAACAGATGGGTCTTCCGAAGTATGAAAATGAGCCAGCCCCGTGGAGAGTTACCATTCTGCTTCCTGTTTACCACAATCACGGGAAACACTAATCCGAAATACATAGAAGTTTAATCCAATTAGACAACGTCTTTACGAGACCCTCACTGATATCCTGCCGTTGTCCTAGTTTCCTCGCTGTTCCAACACAGCCTTCCTTTCAGCCTTTCTGAGCCCCATGTCTGCCCAGCCGGTCACatctaattaaatttatgcaaattattgGCCGTCCTTGTTGATTAGTGACACCCCATCTCATCCGTGCCTCATTGGGTTTCGATCGTGCTCAATGAGATTAGGGgccaaaaaaatgtttgccagcCTTGCCCACGTAAAATCGTTCTACTTTTGGTGACATACTTTTGGGCGGAAGCTGAAATGGCTAGCGTGAGTTGGCTATCCTCTAGAAGCACTCAATTGTCTGGGGTATAATAATCATTTGCCACTTTGTACTGATTCCACAAATAAACGTGTAGATTCTGTCACTTTAGAGAACGAATGTTAATGATGAATCTACTTCTGACTCATTGCAAACCCAGATCATTCtcaaaatatcatttttaataacaagtaAATATAAAGCTGTgagaatatttatttttttttttaccatatCAATATTCCTGCATATAAAGTCAATGCATATGAAACAAAAACTCAGACGTCAAatccaaaatataaaacaaggTAAAAACCGAAATAATAGCCTACAACCGGTTTTCTAAGGCGTAGAAACAAGCACCAAATTccactcaaaacaaaaacagagaacGCATTTTGAGACCCAAACTTTGAgtcgatttcattatttcagAGGGaatttgctgctgcagctgcgcTATTGCCGTTGTTACAACCACCAACGCCTCACAATTTCAGACGTGCAGCAGACATCGTTGACGGCGGTTGATAATCGTGCCTGACTTAAAAAAATTCGTTTTCGAAAAGCAATTCCCACACTCGAAGTATTCGCGAAAATGGTGTCCGCTCTGAAATGCAGTTTGGCTGTGGCCGTTATGATCAGTCTGGTTTGTTCGGGTGCGTTGGTTGCGAAAgtgttttttgtatttagGAGGGAGAGCCAGCTGACGGAAAATTAGGAAAACTTATTAAGAACTTATTATCATTAGCGGGTATTATAAGTAAAATCGTTGCTCGCCAATTAAACATCATTTTCTAAATTAGATGTCTTCGGTTCTTTTTTGTATACAAATATAAGCAGAAATGTTCgatttataattacaaatattgtttacaaaaattggTTTCAAGTAACTGAAGCCTATCCCTGGGACCGACCAAAGCTCCTTTCTCTTTATCCTTCAAAGTTCTTTAGCTCTGATCTGTATATCTGCAGTATTTTATCcatatatttaatacaaatttaatcCATGCCTCATATGCCCCTATACCCCATAGCCTACGCCATCAAGTGCTACCAGTGCGAGTCCCTCACGATGCCCAAGTGTGGCCTGAAGTTCGAGGCCGATGAGACCTTGCTGCTGGACTGCTCCAGGATCGGACCCCCCCGCTACCTGCAGAACTTCGTCCCCCTGTGGAACGCCACTGGCTGCATGAAGAAGACCCTCGAGAGCGGTGAGTTCACAGTCCCACAACATATAGGAAAATAGCAGAATCTTAAGACTTCATAAGTCAGCAAAACTGAGAATAAAACTCTATGATTCCTCCATTATTAAGCTGGAAATAGCGCAATTAAGCAATACAAGCCCCTGAGATCATCGCAGAAAATCGGGTTGTGTTAGTCTCTGATGTCATGCGTGAATGTTTCAGACGTTACTTTTTCCCTTTCGACGTGATTCCTAGTCACTATTATTTGCGTCTTATTTTCCAGCAATTACATCAAATTTAGAGCTTAATTCGTGTTctagcaaaaataataatgacaGGGACGAGAGAGAATGCCGCAAGCTCCGAGCTATTCGAGTTATCAAAATTAGCATTTGTGAATGTATTTACAAGGCAGATCGCCCGATAAATTAATCCGTCACAAATATTGTGATCTTTTTTGAACGCCAAGCCAAATCAGTTCAGTATCCAGTAAATTTATTCAGAGGAATCAAACAAAAAGCTTGTGGAAAAATACGTTATTTGAGATCACAGGCGAATGAATTATGTTTCACCGAGGTGTGAAGCAAATTGTTGATCTTTGTTTTTCTTGACAATAAACTACGGTGTTCTTGGCGCATACGTCTTGAATAAATAAGCAATTAACAAGTGTCCGAAGGCAAAGGTACAATGGGTTCATTTAGCAACCCCCACTAGAGAAAGTTGTTGGCCCAATTGCTCATCCAAACCAAACAATCTGCTCCCATTCCAGGGGCCGGACATCCGCAGATCGTGAGGAGCTGCTACTTCGGGGACATCAACAATATCCAAGCTGGCTGCCAGTCGGATCCCTCCATGCCCTTCGTTAAGCAGCTGGGCTGCGACGTCTGCACCAAGGACGAGTGCAACGGCTCCTCCGGCCTGGCCCCCATCGCCGGAGCCATCCTGCTCTTCTTCGGCGTGGCTAGTCTGCTGGCCTAGATCTTAACTAGCTAGTTAATTACCTGTGCGTAGTATTTAACGATCTTGTTCTCTGTAAATTTcttctaaatttattttaataataaatgcaCGACGAATGGTTGCCATAGCAACATACCAAACTATATCGCATTCTTTTTATTACCAGCTGCAGATAGTTAGATAGAAAACGAACTAACTTATTTCAAATAATATTACAGTGCTCCTACAAACGCAGTTGCCTGCAAGCCCGCATTACCCACAAATAAATCATCCAATATAgcaatgcaattaaaataaatttaatacatTGCGTGAAAAGAAAacatattcgattgttttcaCTCATAATAACCATTCCCTTAGCATGACAAATCAGCTAACTGAAAAAAACAGTtgattgtatatatttttaactttCCTCCACCCATGTAAATCATCACATGAGTAACTCCCCAAAaagtgtatttatttttgaaaaatagtaattctacTAATCGCTATTTGTACGGTGAGTCGCCTCTCGTAGAGTCAGAGTCACATTGAAACTCAAAAGCAGTTCAATGACTCAGAGCGAGCAGAGCAAACTGAATCCaataatatgtatgtatggggCTGCAGTGTGAAACACCTGAGATCTAATTAGTGTGCACCCACATGAGCAACCGAAATTTGTCTGATCGTATAAAAGGTCACTCAATTTTGTCACTTGTTAAGCGGGATGTGGGATTTATGTCCGTCTGCCTTcttaattacatttaattgAGTTCTGTTTCATTTGCAAGTTGAGTTTCAGTAATTCTTCTACCCTTCGGATTCGAGTTTACAAAGTGTTAAATGCAGGCCGGCAGAGTTCAAGAAACTCCAATTGAGAGATCCGAGATCACTTCTGCAGATCGAGGGCCTTTGGAAAACTGAAAGAACTGAAAGATGCATTGGCTCTCCTCTCCACCCCGCGTGCCGCAATTAACCCAAACTCATTTGGCATCATTTCAGAAATTACTTAATTGAAGAAAATAGAAATTTGTGGGAAAGCCACTTAACTGAGTGTGTCCAAGTTTGGGCAAGATTAGGAAATGAAACACACTACGCTAATATGCTTATAAACCAATTAACTGAAGACCTTTCAGCAAGGCGTTGGCTGGGTACTGAAATTTtaaatctatataaatatataaatatataatgatTAATCAATTAAGGTTCTGCTTCTCAAGTATATATTTGCTAATCGGGTTGCTAGTTATAATTAGGTACTCAAGCAGTTAAGAGGTAACAGTAATAACTGGAAGTTTTAAAGAGAGGCAGAGGGAAATTCTGAATAATTCTACTTAATTTACAGAAAAAagcaagagagaatgctatagcaagttacccgttactcagctagtatGAATGCAAAACGCGAATTTCGTAATTTTTCTGGTATATCGATAAATATTGCGGaataaaattggaaaaaatttttaaaattgttcaaaagtgtgggcatTCGGCgactttagggcgttagactGGGAGTGGCAAACAGTTTTTtgcaaattatgaaaaaaatatcaacacatttttctaAAGTCTAGGCATGACAgatttgtgcggtttgtgggcgttggAGTGGGCATGATAATATGGGTCAACAAACGCTTTCTTCTACCAGTTACAtagttttcaacgaatctggTAGACCCTTTTACTTTGCGACTAACGGGTATACAAATTAATACTTTGCCTAAAAAacctgaaatattttagttatGCAAACtctttatatgtttatttattgttcTCTCTTGttcatttataaaattatgatggattatgaaattatttttaaaagcacTTAAGTATCTTGATGCGATCTTCACTTTGATTCATCTGATAAAAGGATGTTCAATTCattttttagaaatataaCTAGCTAACTTTTAATGCTAGTAtgttaattgtttaattaggTAATGCAAATATTGATTGTAAATCGGGCATAATTAGATCGGattgaatttataaaatattcaatgagttttattttattagtgttttaatttataatagaaaattacaaacgcaggattttaatttaaacataatGGGCATGCCAACAGCTCAACATAATTagggaaataaataattaagatTAATATTGTTTGTAGGATTTGATAGCGCAAGTGCGGTTTTTATaaatgttaatatttattcattttgaAATCTGCTTCCATCTTGTTTAAAGTATTTTCAATGTGCTCCCATCATGGATTTTATAACTTAAGTCCGTTTAAAAGGATTGGGCTTAAAGTTCTTGATGGGCGGTTCGCGCATAAATTTCATGTCAGTAAGATACGGATATGGACGTTTATATGCCACTGCGTTTTCCGGTATTTTTAATGGAAATGCTATAAAATTGGTTGATTATTATTAGTAGTAATTTATGCGTGTATGTAATTACTATAAAGAAGTTAATcgttgtataatattataatattagtCATTGTAGTGTATTATATAGTTTGATCTGAGATCTTGATCATTCACTGTTGTCAGTTAATACTCGATAATAATCGTATCTAAATCCCAAGTTCCCGTCAAAGATGCATCCCATAAAACAATCTTATGTAATGGACCCCGGCACTACCAAATACTTACGTTTCCTGTACTCATAGCTCGTAGGCGGATGACTGGGGGGCATAAGATCATAGACCACCTCCTCCACATCGTCGACTCTATAAAGATCAAAATGTTAGTTGCTGGCTCAACGCATGTTGGGTAGGATTCAAAGAACAAGGACATTAAATGATACAAAATAATACTTTACAAGTAACTTACTCGGGTGGATTTCCCGCAACTCGCTTAATCGGGTTGATGTACGTGAGAGCCCCATTGCTGTTGCCTCCCAACTTCTTGTCGAGGACAGATCTGCAAAATAACAATAGATTTTTACTCCTTGCCCAATATCAAGCCTTTGTATACCACATGCTCAACTCGCTTGTCAAGTAAGTCAAGTTACATCGGTATGCAGAGGGATCCCCATTACCTGTAGACCTCCAGACTCCAGAGTCCGTTACTGTTCTTGGCGGACTCGGGATCCATTTCCTTCAGCACGCGCAGCTGCTCGTGCGAAACCGCGTCGTTCTTGTCTGGAATAAGATACTTACGGATCTCGGCCAGGGCGTAGGCTATGCGGACATAGCACTCCGCCGGGTTGGCCACCGTGCTGACCTCCAGAAAGAGATTCTTCTGAAGATGGGCATATCTCGGGTCACCTGTGCTGCGCAACTGCTCCTCTTTGTTACGATCGCGCATCGAACCGCGACCCTTGATGGCAATCTTGCACTGGGTCTCCTCCTGAAGGCGACGCAACGAGTTCCCCTTGGGCCCCAGGATCTTGCCAATGAAGTTGAACTGCGCAAGGGTAAGGATTCATTTTGCGGACGGGATGGACAGCTAATTGTTCAAAACCCACCTTGGGATACTGATTAACGGGCACAAAGACCGTTTGGGTAATCTTCATCGGCTTTTGGTTGTACACGTCTGCGTATAACTCCTTGCCGGGAATACGGCCAGTGCCGTAGACACGGTCCACAGCTGCAATGTGGGATTAGTACTATTAAAATACCCTGTAAAGGACCGAATTGATTTTACCCTCGGCGATTAGCAGTGCGCAAAGTGGAAACTCCGCGGACAATCGCTTCCGCTCCTCGTCCAAATCGGCGAGAAACTTTTGGGCCACCTCGTTCAGACGCGGCTGGTGGTCGTGGGTAAGTGGCTCTTTCTCAGTTAACTCGCTTGAGGTTTCCATTTTTATCGTAACAATCTTTACCAAAAAATcacaattaaaattgatgTAGACTGAATAACGCTTTGTATATCAGTGAACTAAAATGATGGCAGACCTGCCAACCGTTTGAAGTTTTGAGGCATATTTTTCAGTGCTAAAGTGATTGTTTAAATGTCGGGTATCCCATTATGTGCAGAAAACTGAACACCACCATGGTCTCTGGTACACTTAGGCTACTTACCCATCAGATTAAAAACatgaatgctatagtcgagatTCTCCAGTTTATTCCAAAACGagatattttaatatattttggaATACCGGtagaaatggaaaacaaaataataaaatgaaaaattagaTATAGTGTTGTGGGCGTGTCAGTTTTGGGCgctttgtgggcgttagagttaGAGCATGGGACACGgttcaacaaacttgcgctgcatctatgtctctagaatctgtgtTCCTAATCGTTACCTTCtatcttttatagttcctggcATCTCAACGTTCATACGGAAGGACAGACATCGATTCtgaagaatatatatacttttacATATACTTTTACATACTTTTAAaggaatctagtatacccttttaatctacgagtaacgggtataatgactgaaagaagaaaataatgaaatatttacaggatttcaaaaatatattttattgtgcAAAATAAAGATGGCAGCCCGAAATCTTCGAATTAGATTCGGAAATAAGTAAGATGTAACTTCAATTGGTATACACGCTAGAATTAAAACCTTCCCAATTTCAAGGAATATCTGAAATACTACACCTACTGACCCATTTAGGTGAATAAATTAGTAATCTTTAGCAAGAACACTTCTGTGCTAATGTTTTGCGATCACGTATTATTATCGAATATCGTAAATTTATTGATCCTAAAGGTTATAAAGTTGGAACTGCATCCTATAGGGTGTCATCCGAAGCTGATCGTTCATACCGCAAGTCCCCCCGGGTTCTTGTAGTCAGGTGTCTTTAATTTTCCACCCTGAGGCTTGTAGTTTGCCTACCGACCTCCGACCAGTGCTGTGAAGGGATAGTTCGCCGGCTGGCGGTGTCCGCACTTTCAAGATCACCCTTTTGCGTTATCATGGAGCTGGAAGACCTACGGCACACTCATCTTACACTCACATTGGTAGCCGGCTACTGCGGCGTAACAAGTAACGGATGAGCAGATGACTGCACAAGACTAGGATCAGCCTCATCGGTATCGAACTCTGTCAGGAACTTTTCCAAACATCTACAGCACTCACTTATTCGCTGTCCTCAATGACAAGGGAAGGGAGTTGGATAAACAAACTAATGGTTTCATAATCTCCAAAGCGATATGGACTGTTTTTAgtgccaaaacaaaaagcgaatACTCTTAAACAAAAACCAGATTCGGATTCTAGTCAGTAATTCCCGTtgcaattttaatattttgtttgattaATAGGGCCAAAGTATTAACCTTTTCACAGTCAAATAATGAATAGCTTTATGGTAAATTatgaataaatttattgaagatCAGCAAACTAGTGCAAATTTCTATTGTTTTGTGTATATAAAGAAGTGCACACCCCTTCACTCTTGTGGTGCGCTTCGTCACCACGTGGCCGGCCACAGTGGTTAAAACGACATATGATCGGAGACTACAAAGAATGCGGAATGGAATAATTCTGAATGGAATTAATGTACCCTCTCCAAGGATAACTTGCTTAAAATAGATTGACAAACAATTGTGTAgtcaatcaaaaatattttaaggaTGTGCATATTTTAATGACAGAAGATGTGTAAGCAATAGAAACAACTAACGCTGTAAATTTATCAATAACGCTGTGTATTTGTCAATATGAATATAGCAAAATCAAAGGGCGAGAGTAACACTATAAATAAGTCAAGTCCGATAGGGGACAGCTCAGAATGTTGTTAATTGCTGAAATTAGCAAAACAATGAAAATGAGTAACGTACTATATTCGAATGTATTTCAAACTGCGCATTTTGCTAAAAAGGGCAACTGGTTTACTTGAAGTCAAATATTCCAGAGATTCGAGGAACCCCTTTGACATGCAGAGCCCAtaagaacttttttttttggcaattccGGGAGCGCCGAAACTGAGTTCATCATAGtgccaaaataaaacaaacataaataatttacaaaaacGGCTGACATCACCCTAAACAAGTTCGAAAAAATGCTTGATATTTATGTATGCATGCGCCTCGTTTGTGTGTCAAATGATGGGAAAAAACATTGCGGCAGCTTTTCAACGAGAGAACGGTATCGTCTAGTTTCTCGACTATCAGTTACCCAGTACTCAGACAAAAAATACAGttcaaacattttcaaaagCGTGGGAGTTACTTTTTTGTCGTTCTGCGGGTATGGCGATCTTTTGAAAGGCCTGCGTCTCTAGAATTTGATTTTTCAACCTAACATTTCTAGCTTATTTACTTCCCTACAAATTCCCGAACAGTTGCTAGTGATCGTGATCGGATAAACTGGATAAACCTGTTACATACGTTCCGTCGAATCTAGTAGACCCCTTCACTGTACGAGTAATGGGTATACAAACA contains the following coding sequences:
- the LOC6618212 gene encoding KH domain-containing, RNA-binding, signal transduction-associated protein 2, whose translation is METSSELTEKEPLTHDHQPRLNEVAQKFLADLDEERKRLSAEFPLCALLIAEAVDRVYGTGRIPGKELYADVYNQKPMKITQTVFVPVNQYPKFNFIGKILGPKGNSLRRLQEETQCKIAIKGRGSMRDRNKEEQLRSTGDPRYAHLQKNLFLEVSTVANPAECYVRIAYALAEIRKYLIPDKNDAVSHEQLRVLKEMDPESAKNSNGLWSLEVYRSVLDKKLGGNSNGALTYINPIKRVAGNPPEVDDVEEVVYDLMPPSHPPTSYEYRKPFPLKIPENAVAYKRPYPYLTDMKFMREPPIKNFKPNPFKRT
- the LOC6618210 gene encoding uncharacterized protein LOC6618210, translating into MIATLLLVFPLLFMPSDATFGTQVMSYDNKRMLQLIEDFNGTVTEQLFLVVSTWGKLKADYPRDVAKIEDLEETLQHVVCQKERNVTVRHHLQGYLIREQIREHLETLNSSDLFQRALQSEDHELGKWQLALGQHSRKLHCVLKPDQLTRILEGVIRRTYTLEGSTRLAVLLYQLYIGNRESYATMVEAELMLYERYKSGGKNSQEFSGYMAKLWQSIQIEEFYPGLDQNTKQRLVDAIIDLLQFL
- the LOC6618211 gene encoding uncharacterized protein LOC6618211; this encodes MVSALKCSLAVAVMISLVCSAYAIKCYQCESLTMPKCGLKFEADETLLLDCSRIGPPRYLQNFVPLWNATGCMKKTLESGAGHPQIVRSCYFGDINNIQAGCQSDPSMPFVKQLGCDVCTKDECNGSSGLAPIAGAILLFFGVASLLA